A DNA window from uncultured Methanoregula sp. contains the following coding sequences:
- a CDS encoding helix-turn-helix domain-containing protein, translated as MENIPAHLVKTLNDLGLSNNEALVYAALVLYDNAEAKEIIEFLSISKPSVYEALDRLADMGLAVKRVTKPARYSAISPVMAIDLLRDKVNRAADQALITLKQLESEKVRTDKEDALWTIYGDTNIEYKIRDMFGKAKSQIRCMIGERYLPFIENCRMGDVSFRLIVISDSPDLEKRLHTLFPGKKADLHVIPSEKFLSPPPFPPPEFEDAKKFMNFKNTLELIIDDEELLMIPPFLSGSVSVLNTKNKGAILQIKMFSEFHWRRLVEGEEFPLPPAPSRNKPRK; from the coding sequence ATGGAGAATATCCCGGCCCATCTTGTAAAAACCTTAAACGATCTCGGGTTATCCAACAATGAGGCCCTCGTGTATGCGGCCCTGGTCCTGTATGACAATGCTGAAGCAAAGGAGATTATCGAGTTTCTCTCGATCTCAAAACCCAGCGTGTACGAGGCCCTCGACCGTCTTGCCGATATGGGACTTGCGGTAAAACGAGTTACCAAACCGGCACGGTACAGTGCAATCTCCCCGGTAATGGCAATCGATCTGCTCAGGGACAAAGTGAACCGGGCTGCGGATCAGGCCCTCATAACCTTAAAACAACTGGAGAGCGAGAAGGTCAGGACAGATAAAGAAGATGCCCTCTGGACAATTTACGGTGATACCAACATTGAGTACAAGATCCGGGACATGTTCGGGAAAGCAAAGAGCCAGATACGGTGCATGATTGGCGAGCGATACCTGCCTTTTATTGAGAACTGCAGGATGGGGGATGTCTCGTTCCGGCTTATCGTAATTTCCGATTCACCGGATCTTGAGAAGAGACTGCACACCCTGTTTCCGGGAAAAAAAGCCGACCTTCATGTTATTCCCTCCGAGAAATTTTTATCCCCGCCACCGTTTCCTCCCCCGGAATTCGAGGACGCGAAAAAATTTATGAATTTTAAAAATACCCTTGAACTGATCATCGATGACGAGGAACTGCTCATGATACCCCCATTCCTCTCTGGCAGCGTCTCGGTCCTCAATACAAAAAATAAAGGAGCTATCCTCCAGATCAAGATGTTCAGCGAGTTCCACTGGAGACGCCTGGTTGAGGGAGAAGAGTTTCCTCTGCCCCCGGCACCTTCACGAAACAAACCGCGGAAATAA
- a CDS encoding HAMP domain-containing sensor histidine kinase, whose translation MAGENCWEFQKCGREPGGASVIELGVCPAAAETRVDGVNGGKNGGRTCWVIAGTLCKGKTQGTYAAKIKTCHDCRFHKRVQADLEAENPARAEQGSRTLDLVLEHTAELEREIEHRWKIEEALHRANAKLSLISSVTQHDMLNKLGSIGLIIDLLVRKYSNDPYALEYLNKAEVQLRNVEEMIWFARDYNDLGSKDPKWQNIPVVIAGIRGWVLEASIELDPDLAEYEIFADPLLCKVFYNLADNAVRHGGRVSHIKVSATVQDENLILLWEDDGIGVPEGEKEKIFKKGHGRNTGLGLFLVREILSITGIGIRETGVPGRGARFKILVPEGAFRRRGEIL comes from the coding sequence ATGGCAGGAGAAAATTGCTGGGAGTTCCAGAAGTGCGGACGCGAACCCGGAGGAGCCAGTGTCATCGAACTGGGGGTCTGCCCGGCAGCTGCCGAGACACGGGTTGACGGCGTGAACGGAGGAAAGAACGGGGGACGCACCTGCTGGGTGATAGCAGGTACCTTGTGCAAAGGAAAAACCCAGGGAACGTACGCAGCCAAGATTAAAACCTGCCATGACTGCAGATTCCACAAGAGGGTGCAGGCGGATCTCGAGGCAGAAAATCCTGCCCGGGCAGAACAGGGATCCCGGACACTCGACCTGGTGCTTGAACACACTGCCGAACTGGAACGCGAGATCGAGCACCGCTGGAAAATCGAGGAGGCGCTTCACCGGGCAAATGCGAAACTCAGCCTGATCTCGAGCGTGACCCAGCACGATATGCTCAATAAGCTCGGAAGCATCGGTCTCATCATCGATCTTCTCGTGCGAAAATATTCAAACGACCCGTATGCCCTTGAATACTTGAATAAAGCCGAAGTCCAGCTCCGGAATGTGGAAGAGATGATCTGGTTTGCCCGGGATTACAATGACCTGGGGTCCAAAGATCCGAAATGGCAGAATATCCCGGTAGTCATCGCCGGGATTCGCGGTTGGGTCCTGGAAGCCTCCATTGAATTGGATCCGGATCTCGCTGAGTACGAGATCTTTGCCGACCCGCTCCTCTGCAAGGTCTTCTACAATCTTGCCGACAATGCAGTCCGCCACGGAGGCCGGGTGAGCCACATTAAGGTCTCGGCAACCGTGCAGGACGAGAACCTGATCCTTCTCTGGGAAGATGACGGGATTGGCGTGCCTGAAGGAGAGAAGGAGAAGATCTTCAAGAAAGGCCATGGCAGGAACACGGGGCTCGGCCTCTTCCTTGTCCGGGAGATCCTCTCGATCACCGGCATCGGCATCCGGGAGACGGGAGTTCCGGGCAGGGGCGCACGATTCAAGATCCTTGTCCCGGAAGGAGCATTCCGGCGGCGTGGAGAGATACTCTGA
- a CDS encoding MASE3 domain-containing protein produces MLQDLTGRINSFLTPVHVIKGTVVAGMLIILYLFSVKDYLFFHSIIELVTIAIAFSIFIIVWNTRKVIADTFFLVIGISCLFIGSLDLIHTLAFKGMGVFPGSTTDLPTQLWIAARYFQGIAFFIAALLIGRPITKDRKHDAGVIFTVCAAVFGVLLAGIFVWQNFPHCYIEGSGLTPFKIVSEYFISFILVATIIILWIKRRHFDRDVWQFLIAAQFFLILGELAFTSYVNVYGFMNMLGHLFKLFSFYFFYRAIVVVGLTRPYDLILRELKTDEDLLRESENKLNMIIRGSPIPQFVIDSNHRVIHWNEALEKYSGIKAEEIIGTNQQWRALYSSERPCMADLLVDGVQENFHGWYEGKYAKSALVEGAIEATDFFPHMGRSGIWLYFTAAPIRDSRGSIIGAVETLEDITERKKAEDAVRRSRDYCLKLFDDFPNPIWRTDTHAKCDYFNKEWLAFTGRTFEQEKGDGWADGVHPDDLDRCVKTYLAAFNAREPFDMEYRLRHRDGTYHWLLDSGKPFYDPDGNFAGYLGACYDVTGRKTAEEALRLQNRIFETIAEGVYLIRASDGVIVFTNSKFDTMFGYEKGELIGRHVSVVNAPEEKTSPRDTAEEIIKTLHEKGEWRGEVKNIKKDGTTFWCLAAVSTFEHPGFGSVWISAHTDITAHKQAEDAVRAAVKLNQLIDTMSVSECMSYTLDEAERLTASKIGFFHIINPDEKTIQLIAWSTETRKHCFIPKEPERHYPVEKAGVWVDCIRRRRPVIHNDYASLPHRKGLPEGHVPVIRELVVPIFNEDKIIAIIGVGNKAGDYDEKDISVLTLLAKNTWTLIRRKQAEEALRESEQKFRDIFNNTTDAIHIHEINADGTPGRFTDVNDVACRMLGYTREEMIAKTPFDITTDYHNPPLERVIEEQRVSGTSRFETEHLAKDGTIIPVEVNTHIVTIQGTKVMLGVVRDITKRKKAEVLLKHYSEELEQEVKARTEELSASLEEKVLLLREIHHRVKNNLQIIISLVNLQMRRVEDERLKQVMAETQNRVRAMALVHEKLYQSGDISRIELAGYTGFLVTHLFTFYGVDSRQVTLKIDIGKIMLNINTAIPLGLIINELASNALKHAFPDSRKGSLSIAVREEGKILHLMVRDDGIGMPEDFDWRNAESLGLRLVVSLVEQLDGTIELDRSAGTAFTIIVQEKK; encoded by the coding sequence ATGCTGCAGGATCTGACAGGCAGGATCAATTCCTTTCTTACACCGGTTCATGTCATTAAAGGAACCGTTGTTGCAGGTATGCTGATCATCCTGTACCTGTTCAGCGTCAAAGACTATCTCTTCTTTCACAGTATCATCGAGCTCGTCACGATTGCCATCGCTTTCTCAATCTTCATAATAGTCTGGAATACCCGGAAAGTAATCGCCGATACGTTCTTTCTCGTCATCGGTATCTCGTGCCTTTTTATCGGAAGTCTTGATTTAATACATACCCTTGCTTTCAAAGGTATGGGGGTATTCCCGGGAAGCACCACCGATCTCCCCACCCAGCTCTGGATTGCTGCACGCTACTTCCAGGGCATCGCATTTTTTATTGCGGCACTCCTGATCGGCAGACCGATCACAAAAGACAGGAAGCACGATGCCGGGGTCATCTTTACAGTATGTGCAGCGGTCTTCGGAGTTCTTCTTGCAGGTATTTTTGTCTGGCAGAACTTTCCACACTGTTATATCGAAGGCAGCGGCCTGACTCCATTCAAGATCGTAAGTGAATATTTCATATCGTTCATCCTCGTTGCCACGATCATAATACTCTGGATCAAACGGCGCCATTTTGACCGGGATGTCTGGCAGTTCCTGATCGCTGCCCAGTTCTTCCTCATCCTAGGTGAACTGGCATTTACCTCGTACGTGAACGTGTACGGCTTCATGAACATGCTTGGCCATCTCTTCAAGCTCTTCTCGTTCTATTTCTTCTACCGGGCGATCGTCGTCGTGGGCCTGACCCGGCCGTACGATCTCATCCTCCGCGAACTCAAGACAGATGAGGATCTCCTCAGGGAAAGCGAGAATAAACTCAACATGATCATTCGGGGATCTCCCATTCCGCAGTTCGTGATCGACAGCAACCACCGGGTCATTCACTGGAACGAGGCTCTTGAGAAATACAGCGGGATCAAGGCAGAAGAGATAATCGGGACGAACCAGCAGTGGCGTGCACTCTACTCCTCTGAACGCCCATGCATGGCAGACCTCCTTGTTGACGGGGTACAGGAGAACTTCCACGGATGGTATGAAGGAAAATATGCGAAATCCGCCCTTGTGGAAGGTGCAATTGAAGCCACTGACTTTTTCCCGCACATGGGACGGTCCGGCATATGGCTGTATTTCACTGCTGCGCCGATCAGGGATTCCAGGGGCAGCATAATCGGTGCCGTTGAGACGCTGGAAGATATCACGGAACGGAAAAAAGCAGAAGACGCGGTCCGGAGGTCCCGGGATTACTGCTTAAAGCTCTTTGATGACTTTCCCAACCCGATCTGGCGTACGGATACCCATGCAAAGTGTGACTACTTCAACAAAGAGTGGCTCGCATTCACCGGCCGCACGTTTGAGCAGGAGAAAGGGGATGGCTGGGCAGACGGAGTCCATCCGGATGATCTTGACCGGTGCGTAAAGACCTATCTTGCCGCATTCAATGCACGGGAACCTTTCGATATGGAATACCGGCTCCGGCATCGCGACGGTACTTACCACTGGTTGTTAGACAGCGGAAAACCGTTCTATGATCCGGACGGGAATTTTGCCGGCTATCTCGGCGCATGCTATGATGTCACAGGGCGTAAAACAGCGGAAGAAGCGCTCCGTCTCCAGAACAGAATATTCGAGACAATCGCCGAAGGGGTTTACCTGATCCGTGCCAGCGATGGCGTGATTGTTTTTACCAATTCCAAATTTGATACTATGTTCGGGTATGAGAAAGGGGAGTTGATCGGCAGGCATGTTTCTGTCGTCAATGCTCCGGAAGAAAAAACGAGCCCCCGGGATACTGCAGAAGAGATCATCAAAACCCTCCATGAAAAGGGAGAATGGAGAGGGGAAGTAAAAAACATAAAAAAAGACGGCACCACATTCTGGTGTCTTGCCGCTGTATCAACATTCGAACATCCCGGATTCGGGAGTGTCTGGATTTCTGCCCATACGGATATAACCGCCCACAAGCAGGCAGAGGATGCTGTACGGGCTGCGGTAAAATTGAACCAGCTGATCGATACGATGTCGGTCAGTGAATGCATGAGTTATACCCTCGATGAGGCAGAAAGGCTTACTGCAAGCAAAATCGGGTTTTTCCATATTATTAATCCAGATGAGAAGACGATCCAACTGATTGCATGGTCCACGGAAACCCGGAAACACTGTTTTATCCCAAAGGAGCCAGAGCGGCATTACCCGGTGGAAAAAGCCGGTGTCTGGGTGGACTGCATCCGCCGGCGCAGGCCGGTCATCCATAATGATTACGCCAGCCTGCCCCACAGGAAAGGTTTGCCGGAGGGTCATGTCCCGGTTATCCGTGAGCTGGTTGTTCCCATTTTCAATGAAGATAAGATCATCGCAATCATTGGCGTAGGTAACAAAGCAGGGGATTATGATGAGAAGGATATCAGCGTGCTCACCCTGCTTGCAAAGAATACATGGACCCTGATCCGGCGCAAACAGGCTGAAGAAGCTCTCCGGGAGAGCGAGCAGAAGTTCCGGGATATTTTCAACAATACCACCGACGCGATTCATATTCATGAGATCAATGCTGACGGGACCCCGGGAAGATTCACCGATGTCAATGATGTTGCATGCCGGATGCTGGGCTATACAAGGGAAGAGATGATTGCAAAAACCCCCTTCGACATCACCACTGACTACCATAACCCACCGCTGGAAAGAGTTATTGAAGAACAGCGGGTGTCCGGCACTTCGAGATTCGAGACGGAGCACCTGGCAAAAGACGGCACTATCATTCCTGTGGAGGTCAACACCCATATAGTTACTATACAGGGAACGAAGGTGATGCTCGGAGTTGTCCGTGATATCACCAAACGGAAAAAAGCCGAAGTATTGCTGAAACATTATAGCGAAGAACTTGAACAGGAAGTGAAAGCCAGGACCGAAGAACTGAGCGCATCGCTTGAAGAAAAAGTCCTTCTCCTCCGCGAGATCCATCACCGGGTCAAGAACAATCTCCAGATCATCATCAGCCTCGTCAATCTCCAGATGCGCCGCGTTGAGGATGAACGGTTGAAACAGGTCATGGCAGAGACCCAGAACCGGGTACGGGCAATGGCGCTCGTCCATGAAAAACTGTACCAGTCGGGGGATATCTCCCGCATCGAACTCGCCGGTTACACCGGGTTCCTGGTTACCCACCTTTTCACGTTCTATGGAGTGGATTCCCGGCAGGTGACCCTGAAGATCGATATCGGCAAGATCATGCTGAACATCAACACCGCAATCCCGCTGGGTTTAATCATCAACGAGCTTGCCAGCAATGCGCTGAAACATGCATTTCCCGACAGCAGGAAAGGATCATTGTCCATCGCGGTGCGGGAAGAGGGTAAGATACTTCACCTGATGGTCAGGGACGATGGTATCGGGATGCCTGAAGATTTCGACTGGCGGAATGCCGAATCGCTCGGGCTCCGGCTGGTCGTCTCACTGGTGGAACAACTGGATGGGACGATTGAACTGGACCGGAGTGCGGGGACTGCGTTTACGATTATTGTGCAGGAAAAAAAATGA
- a CDS encoding 4Fe-4S cluster-binding domain-containing protein — protein sequence MARITQVHFLLTYMCSLSCEHCFVCSSPSAAGTFAPGQIGAVLDQADRLGTVDTIYFEGGEPFLFYPVLLDGIRQATDRNYAVGIVTNGYFATSDENARCFLEPLLNLRICDFSISDDVFHYEDRKDNPAGRAFRIAQEMGLPATILALDPGGSGPEMKAFPREEKKGVITGGSIMFRGRAAARLSRYAETKDWQQFTTCPYEDLRNPYRLHVDAYGNIQICQGICMGNVNHPLDELVRNYDPSAHPICGPLLEGGPAQLARVLGYTPPPEGVADACHLCYLARKSCRGKMPGILEPRQVYCDE from the coding sequence ATGGCCCGGATAACTCAGGTTCATTTCCTTCTCACGTACATGTGCAGCCTCTCCTGCGAGCACTGTTTTGTCTGCAGCAGTCCTTCCGCTGCCGGGACATTTGCCCCCGGGCAGATTGGAGCGGTTCTTGACCAGGCCGACCGGCTGGGAACCGTGGACACGATTTATTTTGAAGGCGGGGAACCGTTCCTCTTCTATCCCGTACTTCTTGACGGCATCCGCCAGGCCACAGACAGAAATTATGCAGTCGGTATCGTGACAAACGGCTACTTTGCCACGTCCGATGAGAATGCCCGGTGTTTTCTCGAACCCCTTCTGAATCTCCGGATCTGCGATTTCAGTATCAGTGATGACGTATTCCATTACGAGGACCGGAAGGACAATCCGGCCGGGCGTGCCTTCCGCATCGCACAGGAAATGGGCCTGCCGGCAACAATCCTTGCACTGGATCCCGGCGGTTCGGGCCCGGAGATGAAAGCCTTCCCGCGGGAGGAGAAGAAAGGCGTCATAACCGGAGGGAGCATCATGTTCCGGGGTCGGGCCGCTGCACGGCTCAGCCGGTATGCGGAAACAAAAGACTGGCAGCAGTTCACCACGTGTCCCTACGAAGATCTCCGGAACCCTTACCGGTTGCATGTGGATGCCTATGGCAACATCCAGATCTGCCAGGGTATATGCATGGGAAATGTGAACCATCCTCTCGATGAACTGGTCCGGAATTATGATCCGTCCGCCCACCCGATCTGCGGGCCCCTTCTTGAAGGCGGGCCGGCGCAGCTGGCCCGGGTTCTCGGATATACCCCGCCGCCGGAAGGTGTTGCCGATGCCTGCCATCTCTGTTATCTTGCCCGGAAATCCTGCCGCGGGAAGATGCCGGGGATCCTGGAGCCGCGGCAGGTCTATTGCGATGAATAA
- a CDS encoding ABC transporter permease: protein MIFWEIAKRNIRIHMLRSTLAMLGIVIGVVAIASMGILGNSMVASVSESLSSVGDSVIVTPYAGSGGMGPGGGGGGGSSSASLKLSDQNFQQIKRVSAPNTAIPVYTTSDHMKIGVGSDDIVASIYALPSEDVPDLMKLQAGDYNNGNSGCLVGSTFAKDHNVKVGSRISIGTDGSKGTLRVTGIIEERGMSFDISTDNALVVTDEWFENTYNRNKDYDEVVVKVKEGDTADVKTAIEKQLNKHKDNKVVSVTDSKATLNSIYATFGTITTFVTAIGGISMIVAGVSIFNIMMMSVNERIKEIGIMRSIGTQKKEVMSMFIYEAAIIGVIGSVIGGILSILAGYVVSALMLGTTKYLVTAANGLSVVEGVSFGILICLACGIYPAWQAANMNPIDALRHE from the coding sequence ATGATCTTCTGGGAGATTGCAAAACGCAATATCCGGATCCACATGCTCCGGTCAACCCTTGCAATGCTTGGCATCGTGATAGGCGTGGTTGCCATTGCCTCGATGGGAATCCTGGGCAACAGCATGGTTGCAAGCGTTTCTGAAAGCCTCAGTTCGGTTGGCGACAGCGTGATCGTAACCCCCTATGCCGGGAGCGGCGGCATGGGACCGGGTGGCGGGGGAGGCGGCGGGAGCAGTTCTGCAAGCCTGAAACTCAGCGACCAGAATTTCCAGCAGATCAAACGGGTCTCGGCCCCGAACACGGCCATTCCCGTGTACACGACTTCCGATCACATGAAGATCGGGGTCGGGAGCGACGATATCGTGGCATCCATCTATGCCCTGCCATCCGAAGATGTCCCGGACTTAATGAAACTCCAGGCCGGGGATTACAACAACGGGAATTCCGGCTGTCTTGTCGGGTCCACGTTTGCCAAGGATCACAACGTCAAGGTCGGATCGCGGATCTCGATCGGGACCGATGGCAGCAAGGGAACGCTCCGGGTCACCGGCATCATTGAGGAACGGGGCATGAGTTTCGATATCAGCACGGACAATGCTCTTGTTGTCACCGACGAGTGGTTCGAGAATACGTACAACCGCAACAAGGACTATGATGAAGTGGTCGTGAAAGTGAAGGAAGGCGACACTGCGGACGTGAAGACGGCAATAGAGAAACAGCTCAACAAGCACAAGGACAACAAGGTTGTCAGCGTCACCGACAGCAAAGCCACGCTGAACAGCATTTATGCAACCTTTGGCACGATCACGACATTCGTGACTGCAATCGGAGGCATCTCGATGATCGTTGCCGGTGTCTCGATCTTCAATATCATGATGATGTCCGTCAACGAGCGGATCAAGGAGATCGGTATCATGCGCAGCATCGGCACCCAGAAAAAAGAGGTGATGAGCATGTTCATCTACGAGGCGGCGATCATCGGCGTGATCGGCAGCGTCATCGGGGGTATCTTAAGTATCCTGGCCGGGTACGTTGTCAGCGCCCTGATGCTGGGTACAACCAAGTATCTCGTCACGGCAGCCAATGGCCTTTCCGTTGTTGAAGGAGTAAGCTTTGGGATCCTGATCTGTCTTGCCTGCGGTATTTATCCGGCATGGCAGGCAGCGAACATGAACCCGATCGATGCGCTGAGGCATGAATGA
- a CDS encoding LPXTG cell wall anchor domain-containing protein, with protein MQREALSRTGNVPFPRFTISRGGILLFVIAATCLLVLPASAYETPESIVAASKVYVSNVVYDPGTFFPGDTGTVTVYVTNANTNQSAVVNHVSFGDQNIKLTSLPYDSTTNIGPLQTQSFVFSVEASGKDGTYYPTFTLNFRDADSLYQRASVKIDSTPLVLTVVDKPDAYAAGQKKTIYLQVANPRDNAVSNAILEVSGQGISATPEKTYIGDVAAGGKIPVNFTITPDAPTNVHITLKYDNGDNTHQETLDIPVTFGLDKKQANPQISNVQVKQTSGVYHVTGDVTNAGLTNANGVSVTTLSPAIPQDPYKSYVIGALKPDDFGSFEVTFNANGATTVPLQISYKDTDGNIITSRFDVSLSGAVSDDKTTQQGNVLLPVIGLVIVIAIAGVYLYSKRRKNQ; from the coding sequence GTGCAGAGAGAAGCTTTGTCGCGAACGGGAAACGTTCCATTCCCCCGCTTCACCATTTCGCGGGGGGGTATACTCCTGTTTGTCATAGCTGCCACGTGTCTTCTCGTGCTGCCGGCAAGTGCCTATGAAACCCCGGAATCGATTGTTGCTGCAAGCAAGGTCTATGTATCGAATGTTGTCTATGATCCTGGAACATTTTTCCCGGGCGATACCGGTACCGTTACGGTATACGTGACCAATGCCAACACCAACCAGAGCGCGGTTGTCAATCATGTATCATTCGGCGACCAGAATATCAAACTGACAAGCCTGCCATATGACAGCACTACCAATATCGGCCCCCTCCAGACGCAATCATTTGTTTTCTCTGTTGAAGCGTCCGGCAAGGACGGGACCTATTACCCGACATTCACCCTGAACTTCCGGGATGCTGACAGTCTCTACCAGAGGGCAAGCGTCAAGATTGACAGCACGCCCTTGGTCCTGACCGTAGTGGATAAACCCGATGCTTACGCGGCAGGCCAGAAGAAGACAATTTACCTGCAGGTTGCAAATCCCCGCGACAATGCGGTGAGTAATGCAATCCTTGAAGTGAGCGGCCAGGGGATCTCCGCTACACCGGAAAAAACTTACATCGGCGATGTAGCTGCGGGAGGAAAAATTCCTGTAAATTTCACGATCACGCCGGATGCTCCCACGAATGTACATATCACCCTGAAGTACGACAATGGCGACAACACCCACCAGGAAACCCTGGACATTCCGGTAACTTTTGGCCTGGATAAAAAGCAGGCAAATCCCCAGATCAGCAATGTCCAGGTAAAACAGACAAGCGGGGTGTACCATGTTACCGGTGATGTCACGAATGCCGGCCTGACCAATGCCAACGGCGTTTCCGTAACAACACTCTCACCGGCCATTCCGCAGGATCCGTACAAGTCGTACGTGATCGGAGCACTCAAACCGGATGACTTCGGCAGTTTTGAAGTGACCTTCAATGCCAATGGCGCAACAACGGTCCCGCTCCAGATCTCCTACAAAGATACCGACGGGAATATCATCACATCGCGTTTCGATGTGAGCCTCAGCGGAGCAGTGTCCGACGACAAAACAACCCAGCAGGGTAACGTCCTGCTGCCGGTAATCGGTCTTGTGATTGTTATCGCCATTGCCGGGGTGTACCTGTATTCCAAACGAAGAAAGAACCAGTGA
- a CDS encoding PAS domain S-box protein → MFSLISVFELVQQVLEPALTLWGSRFITIMVASTCAVFIAFFPLRALRDTEAKFKAIYEDSHDAILLLNENSLLDCNRQALQMFGIPDVKELIKNTPAELSPLVKPVDQGSLATLCDHIGTAYRNGFARFEGEFLRRDGNRFPADVVVSSFTQGNRRLLQAAIRDISVQKQAEAALLESNERFFSYIRETAQRLKIPIEVVHENIAIMTADIEAGDTDRKNLLLQLHLQEKNLAQIRQNFLNLNQRIIDHLGDLTPASKQLLAE, encoded by the coding sequence ATGTTTTCCCTGATATCAGTATTCGAACTCGTACAACAGGTGCTCGAACCGGCATTGACCCTGTGGGGATCCCGGTTTATCACCATCATGGTTGCCAGTACCTGTGCGGTCTTCATTGCATTCTTCCCGCTGCGGGCATTGCGGGATACCGAAGCGAAGTTCAAAGCTATTTACGAAGATTCACATGATGCCATCCTGCTTCTTAACGAAAATTCGTTGCTGGACTGTAACCGTCAGGCATTGCAGATGTTCGGGATACCTGATGTCAAGGAACTGATAAAAAACACTCCTGCTGAACTCTCTCCCCTTGTCAAACCGGTTGATCAGGGATCCCTGGCCACCCTTTGCGATCATATCGGGACTGCATACCGTAACGGGTTCGCCCGTTTCGAAGGAGAATTTCTCCGGCGGGATGGGAACCGGTTTCCGGCCGACGTGGTAGTATCATCATTCACCCAGGGGAACAGACGCCTGCTCCAGGCAGCTATCCGTGATATTTCGGTACAAAAACAAGCTGAAGCCGCCTTACTGGAAAGCAATGAGCGGTTTTTTTCTTATATCCGGGAAACTGCCCAGAGGTTGAAAATCCCCATCGAGGTTGTCCACGAAAACATCGCGATCATGACAGCAGATATCGAAGCAGGGGATACCGACAGGAAAAATCTCCTCCTCCAGCTTCATCTTCAGGAAAAGAATCTTGCCCAGATCCGGCAGAATTTCCTGAACCTGAACCAAAGAATTATTGATCATCTCGGTGATCTGACACCCGCATCAAAACAACTCCTCGCGGAATAA
- a CDS encoding ABC transporter ATP-binding protein, translating to MEPVIQFEDVVKIYPLKSGDVTALNHISFAVERGEFISIMGPSGSGKSTLLTLMGCLDKPTAGNISMSGTPIRDMSDVELTSLRRDRIGFIFQYFNLFPLLNIIENVSFPQMLKGGVNVEKAREVLRAVQLDERLYTHTPLELSGGQQQRVAIARSLINDPDILLCDEPTGNLDSKTGASIMELMTQLNKKGATIIVVTHDPNVANYTNRTIRIVDGCIAS from the coding sequence ATGGAACCGGTAATACAGTTCGAGGACGTGGTGAAAATATACCCGCTCAAGTCGGGGGATGTCACCGCCCTCAACCATATCTCATTTGCCGTGGAGCGGGGAGAGTTCATCTCCATCATGGGGCCATCCGGCTCGGGAAAATCCACCCTGCTGACCCTGATGGGATGCCTTGACAAACCCACTGCGGGGAATATTTCCATGAGCGGGACACCGATACGGGATATGTCCGATGTGGAACTGACAAGCCTCCGGAGGGACCGGATCGGGTTCATCTTCCAGTATTTCAACCTCTTCCCGCTCCTGAACATCATCGAGAATGTCAGTTTTCCCCAGATGCTCAAGGGGGGAGTGAATGTTGAGAAGGCGAGGGAAGTGCTCCGGGCAGTCCAGCTGGACGAACGCCTCTATACGCACACACCGCTGGAACTCTCCGGCGGCCAGCAGCAACGGGTGGCTATTGCGCGTTCGCTCATCAACGACCCGGATATCCTCCTGTGCGATGAACCAACGGGAAATCTCGATTCGAAGACCGGGGCAAGCATCATGGAGCTCATGACCCAGCTCAACAAAAAAGGTGCAACCATCATCGTCGTCACCCATGACCCCAATGTTGCGAATTATACGAACCGGACGATCCGGATTGTTGACGGGTGCATTGCCTCATGA